DNA sequence from the Alphaproteobacteria bacterium genome:
ACCCCGCCCCGTCTAATGCCGCATCACGTCTTCGTCCTGGGCCTTGCGCTTGGCGAGCGCGGCGGCTTTGGCTTCCTCTTCTTCTTCGTTCCAGGTGATTGGCGTTACCGGATTGGCCAGCGCCAATTTAAGAACTTCGTCCACCGTGGAGATGGGCATGATCTTAAGTCCGCGCTTAACATTGTCCGGTATCTCCGCGAGATCCTTCTCATTTTCCTTGGGGATGAGCACCGTGGTTATGCCGCTGCGCAGCGCCGCAAGCAGCTTTTCCTTAAGCCCGCCGATCGGCAGCACGCGCCCCCGCAGGGTGATTTCGCCGGTCATGGCCAAATCCCTGCGCACCGGATTGCCCGTCAGAACCGAGACGATGGAAGTTACCATGGCAACCCCCGCCGACGGCCCGTCCTTGGGAGTCGCGCCCTCGGGCACATGGACGTGAATATCGCGCTTTTCGATATGGGTCGGCTTGATCCCGAAGGCGATGGCGCGGGAACGCACATAGCTTTCCGCCGCCTGCACCGATTCTTTCATGACATCGCCGAGCTTGCCGGTGATGGTCATGCGGCCTTTGCCGGGCAGGGAAACGGCCTCGATCGATAGGATTTCGCCGCCGACTTCCGTCCAGGCAAGACCGGTGGTGACGCCCACCATATCCTCGGCCTCGATTTCGCCGAAGCTGTAACGCCTTACGCCCGCGTATTTTTCCAGGTTGCGGCGCGTGAGGTTTACGCCCTTGAGATTCTTGACCAGGATATCCTTCACCGCCTTGCGGGTCAGGTTGGCGATTTCGCGCTCCAGATTACGCACCCCGGCTTCGCGGGTGTAATAACGGATCAGGTCGCGCAAGGCGTCGTCGGAGATCGAGAACTCGCCTTTTTTCAATCCATGCTGCTTGATTTCCTTTTCCAGCAGATGGCGGCGGCAGATTTCTATCTTTTCGTCCTCGGTATAGCCGGAAAGACGAATGACCTCCATGCGGTCGAGCAAGGGCTGCGGCATCCGCAGCGTATTGGCCGTGCACACGAACATCACATCGGAGAGATCGTAATCGACTTCCAGGTAATGATCGGCGAAGGTGTGATTCTGTTCGGGATCGAGCACCTCCAGAAGCGCCGACGAAGGATCGCCGCGCCAATCGGAACCCAGCTTGTCGATTTCGTCGAGCAGGATAAGCGGATTGGACGATTTGGCTTTCTTCATGCCCTGAATGACTTTGCCGGGCATGGAGCCGATATAGGTGCGGCGATGGCCGCGGATTTCCGCTTCGTCGCGGACCCCGCCCAGCGACATGCGGACGAAATTCCGCCCGGTGGCCTTGGCGATGGATTTGCCGAGCGACGTTTTGCCGACGCCTGGAGCGCCGACCAGGCACAGGATCGGCCCCTTGAGCTTGCTCTGGCGCTGTTGCACGGCGAGATATTCCAGGATGCGCTCTTTGACTTTCTCCAGCCCATAATGATCGAGGTCCAGAACCTTTTGCGCGGCCTTGACGTCTTTTCTGACCTTGGTGCGCTTGCCCCAGGGAATGCTGACCATCCAGTCGAGGTAATTCCGCACGACGGTGGCTTCGGCCGACATCGGCGACATGGAGCGCAGCTTCTTGACCTCGGCGGCAAATTTCTCCGCCGCTTCCTTGCTCATTTTCAGCTGCTTGGCTTTATTCTCAAGCTCGGAAATCTCGTCGCGGCCTTCCTCACCCTCGCCAAGCTCCTTCTGGATCGCCTTCATCTGCTCGTTGAGGTAATATTCGCGCTGGGATTTCTCCATCTGGCGCTTGACGCGGCTGCGGATGCGTTTTTCGACCTGAAGAACGCCGATCTCCCCTTCCATGAAGGAGAAAATCTTCTCGAGCCGCTCGCTGATCACGGGCGTTTCCAGAATGGCCTGCTTGTCGGCAATTTTCAGCACGAGATGCGACGCGACCATATCGGCCAATTTGCCGATTTCGTCGATCTGGTTGATCGACACCAGAACTTCGGGCGGAATTTTCTTGTTCAGCTTGATATACTGCTCGAATTGGCTGGCCACGGCGCGCGCCAGCGCCTCGAGTTCGGCCTCGTCGCCCATTTGTTCGGGCATGAGCTCGGCGGCGGCCTGGAAAAAGGCCGCATTGTCGGTGAAGCGGCTGACTTTCGCCCTTTGCCCGCCTTCGACCAGCACTTTCACCGTACCATCGGGCAGTTTCAGCAATTGCAGCACGGTGCCGATGGTGCCGATTTTATATAAATCTTCCGCGCCGGGATCGTCCTGCGCCGCGTTCTTTTGCGTCAGAAGCAGGATTTGCTTGTCGTCATGCATGACGTCTTCAAGCGCCCGGACGGATTTCTCCCGTCCGACGAAGAGCGGCACGATCATATGCGGGAACACAACGATATCCCGCAAAGGCAAGACGGGGAATACTGTGTTATTCGGGGCGGTGGCCATCGTAATCCTTTCGGCAGCCAAAATTCCTGGCCAACATGATGATAGAGCTAGATGCTAGGGTCTTACGTTGAAGATTTGGTTATTCCCTATTCGATTTCAAGCTGTGAAATTGTGGAATCTTTCCCATGCTTATGCAATCGCTCTATTTCCAATATCGTCTTCAATCAGGCCTAGAAGCCTTTTTGCCACAGCCCAAGCCTATCCGGCTATGTCCTTCCCATTGAAATCCTTGATTTTTTAAGCCTGATTCCGCCGGATAACGCTGATTTTCCCGCTGCTTTCCAGAACCGCCGCCGCCACGCTTTCGATGCTGGCGCAACCGGTCTGGCGTAACGCGGCCTCAAGCTCGCGATGCGATATTTTGGCGCGCTGCATGGCGTCTTCGTATAGCTTGCCGTTATGGATCAATATTTGCGGTTGTCCCTCGATAAGGGTTTCCAGTTTTCTGCTGCGGTAGGTCGCCAGGCTGATCAGGTAATCGATCGACACTAATATGATGGCGAGAATCAAGCCGCCTATAAGCGACACGTCGCCGCCATTCATCGAGTTCTGAACCGCGTTCGACAGAATCAGCAGCAGCACGAGATCGAACGGCGCCAGTTCTCCCACCTGTCTCTTGCCCGCGATGCGCAGCAGAACCAGCAGGACAACATAAACGATAGCGCCCCGAAGAATGAGTTCCCACCAGGGGACGGTCATAGTGAACATATGGGGGGCTTTTATTTCACCGTAATGGTAATCGGCTGCGATACGACCGGCGGATCATGAAGCTCGTGATTGCCGTCACCGAGGACGATCTGCAGCACATGCTTGCCGGGCGCAAGGCTGACCGCGGCCTCGGTTTGCCCTTTGCCGTAGTGCAAATGATGGTCGTCGTTGGGAATGGCGAATTGAGCCATATCCAGCGTAAGCGGCGCATCGATGAATAAATGGAAATGTCCCGTGCCGGAATCATGCGTGAGCGCGGGCGCGATTTTCATGCCTTCGATTCCGAAGACCACCTTCACCGGATTCGCCACGGTGTCGCCGTCCTTGAGATTGACGAAAAACGTCCTGGCGCCCGCGGGCGAAGGCGCGGAGCCTGCCTGAACCGGCACGGCGCACGCGACCGCCAGCATAACGACACTCATCCATAAGGATATTTTCCGCCGCATCGCTCAATCTCCGTTTCATGCAGAAGCGGAGTTTAGCCTTATCCTGACGCCAGGACAAGGCGCGGCTATTGTATCAGAGAAACCTCGGCCGCTCCGCCGCCGCCCGTGGCGGCGCACGAGAAGGTATAGGCGATATCGTCGTAATCAAGGTCGTCGGTAGGGCCGCCCATATCGTTCCAGGCATAGACGTAGCCACTGCCGCCCAGCCCGCCGCATGTCGGCGCCGCATTGACGGAATTGCTGGTGAGGCTGCCGCCGGCCATGCCGCTGACCACTTGGGCCTGAGTCTGATTGCTGGGTTTCTGCTTGACCTGCAAAGCTCTATTCGTGGTTTGAGTCGGATAGGCGACTTTGCTGGGCGGATAGCGGTTCGAATAGAAATAATGCGTGCTGCCGGGCGCGCCGCCGTAGGAATTGTTGCCGTACGTATTGCAGGTGACGTTTTTCATCGCGAAGCCGATTTGCGAGCCGGCCGTCATGGTGAATGTCACCGCCGGATTGCTGGTGCTGGTATTGCTGTACAGCTTATGGGCATTGTCCATGACGGAAATCGGCGGCGTATAGGTCGACAGGTCGGAACCGGGAGGAATGGGATACCAATAGATCGTGTTGGTATCGCAAGCGCTGCTGGTGAAATTCGTGGGGTCGGCCTTCGCCGTCACGACCGGATTCTTCGCGGTCGCCGAAGTTTTGATCGTCATCGTGTTGATCGCCGCCAGGGACATAAATCCGGTCGGCAGAGTCGCGGTGGCGGCGATGGCTATCGTATACGCCGATGTGGTGCCGCTCGTCGTTTGCGTGCCCGGCGTTATCGTGAAAGTAACGCCGCTGTTACGCGGCAGGCTGGCGATGGATTTGGTCATATAATTGGTCGCGACCGTTTTGGCGGTCGAGACGCTGGCAGAATCCACATAGGCGCTGGCGCCCGCCAGCGCCGCCGCGTCCGTGATATCCTGCAGAGCGCCTTTGAAATGCACCCCCTGGCCGTAATCGATGCCCACGCCGGCGGGCAAGCGTCATAGGCAGCAGCATCAGGCCGAACATGACGGCGACGTTGCCGCCGCGATCCCGGATAAAACGGCGCCATACATGAAATCAACATGGTGTTCTCCCTTGCTTCAACTGTGCGTTATGGCCGTCATGCCGCGCGGGCGCGCAAAAACGGTTTTCGTCAAGGTGTAGTTCGAGGCAAGCAGGTAATGCAGCGGCGACGAATACGTGTATGTGGCCTGCACGATGATCGTGCTGTCGCCGACATTCGGTATCACGACGCTGGCAAGCGCCGGGGCGCCGCTAATCGCCGTGGCGCCGCCGCATGTCGTATCCTGCCAATCCACCGTGGTGCTGGCGGTATAATGCGTGACGCTGGCCATCGCGGCCTTCAGGCTCGCGCCAGCGAGGGGCGCTATCGAAATCTTGCCCCCCATCGCAGAGGTTGGTCGCTATCGCGGTAGTGACCTGGGTTTGCTGGGCCGCCATATTGGCGATCGACTGCGCCGCGTTGCTGAGCTTCAGGCTGACATTCAGGTAATACGTCACCTCGAACAGCCCCATGAATAGAATAATCATGATCGGAAACACCAGCGCGAATTCCACGGCTGCGTTGCCGTTCTGATTTTGCATGAATGAGGACAGGCGTTTCATGGTCAAGGCTCGTTCTGAAAGGCCATGGTTGAAATCATCAATCTGCTGTTGTTCAGATATTTCGCCGCCCAGGGAATGATCGAAGGCCGGTTATACCCTACCTGCACGACGACGTTCTGGCCGCCGGTTCCGGGAAAAAAACATGCCATTGCTCGTCATGTTGCCCTGCGCATTGGTCTGGACGGTCGCGTTCATGGCGCTGAACGTATTGCCCGACTGCACGTAATATTGGACGTCGGCGCATGGGATCATGGCGCCGATCTCGGCGCAGACCGCAGTCTTGAAGGCCGTCCCCGTCGTCACCTGGCGGGTTTTGACGAACCGCGCCGCGTAGCGCGTGGCGTCGTCGAGCACGGACTGCGTGAACAAGATCAGGCTCATCTCGAAAAATATGCATACCACCGAGAAAAAAATCGGCGAGATCAGCGCGAACTCGATGGCGGATACGCCTCTGCATCCCCGTCCGCGCACTGACGGGCGCATGATGCACAAGCCAAAAACGGACCGGCCCCCGGCTGCTGCCCCGGTCGCTGAATGCGCCGTTGAATATACCCGTGCCCCGACCATAATGACGCCGCTCTATTTGATGTCCAATATCAGACCATTATGGCGGGGTAAGTTTTAAGAAACCCTAATAATTCCGTGGGTTTGAGAGTATCTTGGGGGTTCGGAAACCGGCCTCAGGACACCTCTTTTCGCGTCCGGAGGGGCTAAAAACAAGGCGGGAGCCTATGTTAGCGGGTAATGCTTCAGCGATATTTCGAAATTTGAACTATTACAAGACGTTACCGGGCGGGATTTTTTCGACAATCGTCGGACGGTCTTCCGCCGAAACCGGACGCATGGTCGGGAAGGCAATGACTTCGCGGATGCTGTGCGCGTCGGTCAGCAGCATCACCATCCGGTCGATGCCGATGCCCAGTCCCCCCGTCGGCGGCATGCCGTATTCCAGCGCGATGACGAAATCCCGGTCCATCTGGTGAGCCTCGTCATTGCCGCCCTCGCGCGCCGCCATCTGCTCCTCGAACCGCGCATATTGCTCGAACGGGTCGTTGAGTTCAGTGAAGGCGTTTGCGACTTCCCAGCCGTTGATATAAGTCTCGAACCGCTCCGCGAGGCGCGGATTGGCGCGATGGGTTTTGGCGAGCGGCGAGATATCCTTCGGCAGATCGATGACATGGATAGGCTGGATCAATTTATCCTCGACGCGCGCGCCGAACGCGGCCTCGACCGCCTGCCCCCAATTTGAGCCTGTCTTGACATCCGCGCCCAGCTTGCGCGCGGCGGCGACGGCTTCCTTGGCATCCGTGATCGCCATGAAATCGACGCCGGTATGCTCCTTGACCAGATCGGCCATGCTCTTGCGCGGCCATGGCGCGGCGAAATCGATTTCCTTGTCGCCGTAGCTCAGCTTGGTCTTGCCGTGAATTTCCTGCGCCGCCCCCGAGATAATGGCCTCGGTCAGCGTCATGATATCGTTGTAGTCGGCATAGGCCTGGTACAATTCGATCGTGGTGAATTCTGGATTATGCCGCGTCGAAATCCCCTCGTTGCGGAAAATCCGCCCGATCTCGAACACGCCGTCGGCCAAATCGCCGATCAGCATGCGCTTCAAATGCAATTCGGTCGCGATCCGCAGATAAAGGCTGAGATCGAGCGTATTATGATGTGTCACGAAGGGCCGCGCCAGCGCGCCGCCCGCGATGGTTTGCAGGATCGGCGTCTCCAGTTCGACGAAGCCGCGATCATGCAGCATCGCGCGCATGAAATGAATGATCCGGGCGCGGTTGCGGAAAATCGTGCGGCTGGTTTCGTTGGCGATAAGGTCGGCCTCGCGCCCCCGATAGCGTTCTTCGGGATCGACCAGCCCATGCCGTTTTTCCGGCAAAGGCCGCAGCGATTTGCACAGCATTTTTATATCGTCGCTGTCGATGGTCAGCTCGCCGCGCGGCGTCCTGCGCACGATGCCGCCGATGCCGATAATGTCGCCGATATCGACCAGCTGCAGAAACCGCTGCTGCTCCGGCGTGATTTCCTTGACGTTGGTATAGACCTGCACCTTGCCGGTCGGGTCGCGCAGATCGATGAACATGCCGCTGTTGCGGATCGACAGCACGCGGCCCGCGACCGTAACATGGTCGGCGGTTTTCTCGCCGGTGGGCAGTTCCTTATATTGCTCCTGCAGCGGCCCGGCCTTATGGCTTGGCCTGAACACATGCGGATAAAGCTCGACGCCCATATCCCGCAATTCGCGGTAATTATTGTATTTGGCCAATAAGGTTTCGGTGACTTCGGACATGATGGGTTCCCAGAGTTGAAGGGGGAAGCTATCGGGTTTCGATGATTTTTTGAAGTGTTTTTGGATGAAAAGATGATAGGTTCCAACAGAGCCGTCATTCCCGGCGGCTTTGCCCGCTTAAAAGCGGGCAAAGTTGAACGGGAATCCCGTTTTTTGTTTTTTAAACCAAACGGGATTCCCGCTCGCCGCTTCGCGGCGTCGGGAATGACATAAACAGCAAACCAACTCCACTTAACCGAATGACCGGATTCCCCGCCCTCGACCAACTGCCGAACCGCCCCTTCTGCCTGATCCGGCGCGAAGGCGAGGATTTCGTATGGTGCTTCACGGGTGCCGTCGAACGGCTGGATTTGCTCGAACAGATCAAGCTGACTCCCAAGACCCGCGCCAAGGGCCAGGAAAATTACGCCTCGATCAATTTGCTGCCCTTTTCCCAGGTGCGGGAGCGGGGTTTCGCCGCGCATGGCGATAACGAGACGATCGCCAGCCTAGTCATCGATCACACCAGCCATATTCCCGCCACCGATATTATCGCGCATTTTTCCGGCGAACCCGTCGCGCTCGCCGACAAGGGCGCGTTCGGCGAAAGCGACGCCGACTATGCCCGGCTGGTGCAAGATGTCATCGACGAAGACAT
Encoded proteins:
- the lon gene encoding endopeptidase La translates to MATAPNNTVFPVLPLRDIVVFPHMIVPLFVGREKSVRALEDVMHDDKQILLLTQKNAAQDDPGAEDLYKIGTIGTVLQLLKLPDGTVKVLVEGGQRAKVSRFTDNAAFFQAAAELMPEQMGDEAELEALARAVASQFEQYIKLNKKIPPEVLVSINQIDEIGKLADMVASHLVLKIADKQAILETPVISERLEKIFSFMEGEIGVLQVEKRIRSRVKRQMEKSQREYYLNEQMKAIQKELGEGEEGRDEISELENKAKQLKMSKEAAEKFAAEVKKLRSMSPMSAEATVVRNYLDWMVSIPWGKRTKVRKDVKAAQKVLDLDHYGLEKVKERILEYLAVQQRQSKLKGPILCLVGAPGVGKTSLGKSIAKATGRNFVRMSLGGVRDEAEIRGHRRTYIGSMPGKVIQGMKKAKSSNPLILLDEIDKLGSDWRGDPSSALLEVLDPEQNHTFADHYLEVDYDLSDVMFVCTANTLRMPQPLLDRMEVIRLSGYTEDEKIEICRRHLLEKEIKQHGLKKGEFSISDDALRDLIRYYTREAGVRNLEREIANLTRKAVKDILVKNLKGVNLTRRNLEKYAGVRRYSFGEIEAEDMVGVTTGLAWTEVGGEILSIEAVSLPGKGRMTITGKLGDVMKESVQAAESYVRSRAIAFGIKPTHIEKRDIHVHVPEGATPKDGPSAGVAMVTSIVSVLTGNPVRRDLAMTGEITLRGRVLPIGGLKEKLLAALRSGITTVLIPKENEKDLAEIPDNVKRGLKIMPISTVDEVLKLALANPVTPITWNEEEEEAKAAALAKRKAQDEDVMRH
- a CDS encoding YetF domain-containing protein, with the translated sequence MTVPWWELILRGAIVYVVLLVLLRIAGKRQVGELAPFDLVLLLILSNAVQNSMNGGDVSLIGGLILAIILVSIDYLISLATYRSRKLETLIEGQPQILIHNGKLYEDAMQRAKISHRELEAALRQTGCASIESVAAAVLESSGKISVIRRNQA
- a CDS encoding DUF4399 domain-containing protein produces the protein MSVVMLAVACAVPVQAGSAPSPAGARTFFVNLKDGDTVANPVKVVFGIEGMKIAPALTHDSGTGHFHLFIDAPLTLDMAQFAIPNDDHHLHYGKGQTEAAVSLAPGKHVLQIVLGDGNHELHDPPVVSQPITITVK
- a CDS encoding TadE/TadG family type IV pilus assembly protein, yielding MKRLSSFMQNQNGNAAVEFALVFPIMIILFMGLFEVTYYLNVSLKLSNAAQSIANMAAQQTQVTTAIATNLCDGGQDFDSAPRWREPEGRDGQRHALYRQHHGGLAGYDMRRRHGD
- a CDS encoding TadE/TadG family type IV pilus assembly protein is translated as MRPSVRGRGCRGVSAIEFALISPIFFSVVCIFFEMSLILFTQSVLDDATRYAARFVKTRQVTTGTAFKTAVCAEIGAMIPCADVQYYVQSGNTFSAMNATVQTNAQGNMTSNGMFFSRNRRPERRRAGRV
- the lysS gene encoding lysine--tRNA ligase, with translation MSEVTETLLAKYNNYRELRDMGVELYPHVFRPSHKAGPLQEQYKELPTGEKTADHVTVAGRVLSIRNSGMFIDLRDPTGKVQVYTNVKEITPEQQRFLQLVDIGDIIGIGGIVRRTPRGELTIDSDDIKMLCKSLRPLPEKRHGLVDPEERYRGREADLIANETSRTIFRNRARIIHFMRAMLHDRGFVELETPILQTIAGGALARPFVTHHNTLDLSLYLRIATELHLKRMLIGDLADGVFEIGRIFRNEGISTRHNPEFTTIELYQAYADYNDIMTLTEAIISGAAQEIHGKTKLSYGDKEIDFAAPWPRKSMADLVKEHTGVDFMAITDAKEAVAAARKLGADVKTGSNWGQAVEAAFGARVEDKLIQPIHVIDLPKDISPLAKTHRANPRLAERFETYINGWEVANAFTELNDPFEQYARFEEQMAAREGGNDEAHQMDRDFVIALEYGMPPTGGLGIGIDRMVMLLTDAHSIREVIAFPTMRPVSAEDRPTIVEKIPPGNVL